The Natrinema sp. DC36 genome includes the window AGTCACCGCTTCCGACCGCGGTCACCGTTTCGACTGGATCTCGGTCGACTCCTCCTGACGAACCGCTTTCAGTTGCTCCGTCTCTCGGAGGATGAACGGTCCGATGGCGAGCGTTCGCTTCATGACCGTGAGGACGCGGAGCAGATGGGAGAGCAACACGGCGAACGGGGCGAGCGTAACCACGTAGAGAGCGCTGACGACGAGGTAGGCGGTACTGACGCCGAACGCTGCGCCGGTGACCTTCGCGGGGTCGAACTCGAGCATCATGTAGCCCGCGATCGCCAGCGCCGGCATCGCGCCGTAGAGGACTGCTCGAGAGATGTTGATGATCTCCCACTGAACGTAGAGGGTCTTGAAGTGTTCGCGCGCCGGGCCGAAGAACCGCAACGCTTCGATCAGTTCGTCGAACGCGGTCGCGGCCTCGGTCGACAGCGACTCGTCGTACTTGTCACGGAGCGTCCGCGCGGTGAAGATCTTCCAGGAGTAGTTGTAGTTCAGGACCGGTAGCAACGTTTCGAACGAGCCGAAATCCGCGTCTCGCAGGTCGTCGCTGACCGTCTTGCTGTGTTCGACGAGACCGTCCGTGAACGCGGCGATTTCCTCGTGTTGTGCTGAACCTTTGTCGCTGGTAACCGCGTCGTTGAGTGTTATCGCGCGCGTTTCGGCCGTTTCGATGAGCGTCCGGAGAAACCGGGAGGGCTCGACCGGGCTCACGCCGATTCCTGCGGCGTCCTCGACCTCCTCTCGGAACTCGGTCTCGTTCGTCATTCGCTCGCGCTGTTGTCCGAGCGGGCCGATCTCTCCCGCGAGGACGAACTGCGAGACCGACAGGACGAGGGTGACGCTCGTGACGGTCGCGATGATCATCGAACTGAACAGCGAGGAGACGTTCCCTGTCGTCACGAACCGCTGTGGGGTCGTCGGCCCGAAGAGGTGAAAGACGAGGAGCAGTGCGTACGTACTCGCGAGAATGACGCCGGTGACGAGCCACCGGTTCGCGCTGATCAGGAACCAGATCTTCACGCGCGTTTCGCCGACGCGTTCGCGCATCGTATCGGCCGGCCGCGAGCCGGCGTCCGGGTCGCTACTCATGGAGTCCGTTATACATCGGCCCCGTTGGGTAAAGGACTGCTGCCGTCAGTCGGAGACAGGTCGGCGCGCCCGGCTATCGCAACGGGGGCGACGCGAGCGACCCCGACGACGGCTCGAGGCCAGGCCGTCCTCACCCGACCAGTTCGACCAGCGTCGCCTCGAGCGCCCGCGCCGCCTCGCGGACGTCAGCGATCCGCACGTACTCCCGCGGGGCGTGTGCGACGGCTCCTCCCTCGTCGGCGAGCACGCCGGGGCCGAAGACGACCGTCGGCGCGTCCGCCGCGAAGTACGAGGCCTCCGTCGCCGCGGTGAACGGACGTACCTCGCCGCCGGACGCGCTTGCGAGTGCTTCGACGACCGCCGCGTCGGGATCCGTGTCCCAGGCCTCGAGGAACGGCGTCGGCCGGTCGGTAAAGCGAAACTCGAGGCCGATATCGTCGGGCACGGCGGCCCGCAGGTGTGCCGTCAGCGATTCGTGAAACTTCTCGGCCGTCTCGGGCGGGACGCTCCGACGATCGACCGTCAGGGCGCAGTCGGCCGGCACCTGATTGGTCGCCTCGCCACCCTCGACGACGGTCGGCGTCAGCGTTGCCGCGCCGAGTCGGGGGTGGGCCGGCGGCGCGTCCGCCTGCTCGTCGACGGTTCGAATCGCCTCGAGGACCGGCTCGAGGGCCGCGACCGCGTTGCTCCCGGTCTCGGGTTCGGCGGCGTGGGCGTTGGCTCCCGAGAGGTGGATCGTCCCCTGAAATCGCCCCTTCGCGGCCGTACAGACGTCGAGGTCGGTCGGCTCGCCGACGATCACCGCGTCCGCGTCTCGAGTGGGCGACTCGTCGCCCGACACCAGCGCATAGGCTCCCGTCGAGAGTACCTCCTCGTCGGGGGTGATCGCGAGCGTGACTCGACTCTCGGTCGGCTCGACCGCGAAAAAGGCCGAGAGAATGGCCGCGAGCGGTCCCTTCGCGTCGCAGGAGCCCCGCCCCCGAATCACGCCCGAACCGTCAGCACCCTCGTCACCGTCGCGCTCGTAGGGGACGTGCGGTGACACCGTATCGATGTGCGTGTTCAACACGACGTGCGTCTCGGCGCTGGTCGCCGGCGGCCCGCGGCTCGCCAGCACGTTCCCGGCGTCGTCGACGCGGGGCTCGATGTCCCGTGTCTCGAGCGTCTCGCAGAGAAAGTCGCGCATCGGCCCGACGGCCTCGTGGGAGGGACGCTGGACGGCGTCCTCGAGAAACGCGATGGGATCGAACGCGTCGTCGCCGTCGGGCCCGGCGGCGGAACGACCGTCCGTCACGGCTCGATCGGCGGCTCGACGGCCACCTCGCCGTCGAACTCGTGTTCGACCGGCCCGGCGAGCGTCGGACGCCCGCGGTCGTTGAAGCTCACTCGCAGATGGCCGCCCGGCGGATGAACGTCGACCGGGTCGGCGTCGGTGAGTCCGAGGCGACGCGCCACGACGGCCACGGCCACCGCTCCGGTGCCACAGGAGTCGGTTTCGCCCTCGACGCCGCGCTCGTAGGTGCGCTGGCGGAAGCCACCCGACCCGTCGGGGCTGGCCACGGTGACGTTCGTTCCGCCCGGGAAGACGTCGGCGTGGCGCACCGGCGGCGCGAGTTCCTCGAGGTCGACGTCGTCCACATCGTCGACGAAGCTCACCGCGTGGGGGACGCCGGTGTTGACGACCGACACCTCGAGGCCCTCGATCTCCGCGTTGAAGACCGGTTCGTCGGCCGCGACCGGAATCTCGCCGGGGTCGAACGTGAGCGGGGTCATCTCGATGACGACGTCCTCGCCGTCGCGATCGGCTCGAAGGGTGCCCGCCTGGGTGTCGATCATCACGCTGTCGCTCCCGGTCCGATTCATCGTCCACTCTGCGGCGCAGCGAGCGCCGTTGCCGCACATCGGTGCCGTCGCGCCGTCGGGCTGGAACAGCGTCATCACGACGCGAGGCGGGTTGAACGTCTCTTCGGGAGCGAGAAAGAGGACCCCGTCGGCACCGACGCCGTCCGTCCGGTCGCACTCGCGCTCGGCGAGGGCGCCCCGGTCCGGGACGTGTTCGTCCGCGTGGATAATTAGAAAGTCGTTGCCGGTGCCGTGGTACTTCTGGAATGGGATACTCATCGTGCTCTCGTCAGTCGTTGTCGATGTCGCTCGCCCGGCCGTGGTCGTTCTTTCGGTCCGCGCTCGGGGCACTCCCTGCCTCGCGCTCCGCTCGCGTCACGTCGTCGACCGTTTCGCGGCGACGGGAGAGTCGACCGCCGCCGTCCTCGAGGACGATCGACGCGGGCCGGGGTCGGGTGTTGTACTGGTTCGCCATCTCGTAGCCGTAGGCCCCCGCGTTGCCGATTGCGAGGATGTCCCCACGTTCGCTTACCGGGAGTTCGCGCTCGGTACAGAAAACGTCGCCGCTCTCGCAGATCGGGCCGGCGACGGTCTGCGGGAGTCGTTCGCGGCCGTCGCCGTCGTTCGAGGCCGATGCCTCCGCGTCGGCGGTCAGGTTCCGGATCGGATGGTACGCGTCGTACATCGCGGGCCGGATCAGGGTCGTCATCCCCGCGTCGACGCCGGCGACGGTCGTTTCGCGGGCCGCCTTGACGGTGTTCACTTCGGTGAGGAGCACGCCCGCGTCCGCGACGAAGTAGCGACCGGGCTCGATCGCCAGTTCGGCGTCGATCTCGCCGATCGCGTCTCGCGTCGCCGCAGCAACCGACTCGAGGTCCAGCGGCTCCTCGTCCTCGCGGTACGGAACCCCGAACCCGCCGCCGACGTCGACGAACTCGAGGTCACCGACCGCGTCGGCTACCGCTCTCGCCAGATCGCCCATCCGCGCGACGAACTCCCGGTGGGCCTCGAGCTGGTCGCTCGAGACGCCGGAACCGACGTGAGCGTGGATTCCGACGATGTCGAAGCCGCGGTCGGCGGCGTCCGCGAGCACGTCCACCGCACGCTCCGCGGGGACGCCGAACTTCGCCGCAGCGCCCGTCCGTACCTTCTCGTGATGGCCGGCACCGATGCCGGGATTGACCCGCAGACAGAGCCGGCCGGTATAGCCGCGGTCGGCCAGCCGATCGATCGTGTCCTCGGAGCCCGCGGTGACGGTCAGCCCCGGGTTCTCGTGCCAGGCGTCGACGATCCAGTCGAGGTCCCCTGCGGGCGGGTTGACCGCCGTGTAGTGGACCTCCGAGCCCGACGCGCCGGCCTCGAGCGCCCGCTGGACTTCCCCGGCGGAGGCACACTCGAGGCCAGCCCCCGCCTCGCGAAGCGTCGAGAGGACGTCCCCCAGCGCGTTCGCCTTCACCGCGTAGAGGATCTCGGCGTCGGAAAAGGCGGCCTCGAGTCGCCGGTAATTTTGGCGGACTCGCTCGAGGTCGAGAACGTACAGCGGCGAACCGTACTCCGCAGTAAGGGCCCGTAGTTCGGCCGCGTCCCAGTCGGAGAGGCGGCGGACGGAAAGCGAAGCCACAGCGTCAGTCATTGTCAGTTTCAGGTGACCGCGAGAATTCAAGCTTTGGGTTCCGTCTCGGCTACTCGACTTCGCGCGCTTCCCGTTTGATCTCGTCGATCGACTTGCCGTCGAGCGCATCACCGACGGCATCTCGGAGGCCCTCGATCGGGTCGTCTCTCAACGGAATCAGTTCGACCCGATCGTCGAGTTCGACGACGCGGTATCGATCGCCGTGTTTCTCACGGATGTCCCGCGGGATGACGATTCGGCCTCGATCGTCGGCCTCAGTCCGTTTGCTCATTTCGATCCGACTACGAGGAGAATGGACAAAAACCTCCCTACGCTTCGTCATCTTCCCCGCGGCGATCGAAACTCAGTTCCCACGAGACACGTCCGCCAGCGGCGCGTCTATTCGCGCAGCGCGTCCTCGCGTTCGGTCGCCTCGAGCGTCTCGGTCTCGATATCGGTCGCGACGACGGCGGGCTTGTAGGCCCCGCCCTCGAAGAGGTCGTGGTCGCTGATCGAGGACTCGACGAAGCGGGTGAACGCGCGCCGGTCGGCGGGCAGTTCGCCGTAGAGAACCTCCTCCTCGACGAGGTCGTAGACCGGGATTCGCGGCGTCAGCAGCGTGTTCTCGCCGACGACGCTGTTTTCGCCGACGACGAACCCGCTCGTGACGCGACAGCCCGCCCCGAGCGAGACGTTGTCCTCGACGATGACCGGCGCGCCCTCGACTGGCTCGAGGACGCCCCCGATGAGGGTGTTCGCGCCGAGTTTGACGTTGTCGCCGATCTGCGCACAGGAGCCGACGGTGTCACAGGAGTCGACGAGCGTGCCGTCACCGACGCGGGCGCCGATATTGACGAACGCGGGGCTCATGATGATGCAGTCCGAGCCGATGTTCGCGCCGCGGCGGACGACGGTGCCGTCGGGCGTGTTGCGACTTCCGCGGTCGCCGTACTCGCTCGAGTCCGCGAGCGGCAGGACGTCGTTGTACGTGGTTCCACCGTGTTCGTACTGGCCGATCGAGCGGAGGCCGAAGTTCAGTAGGATACCCTGCTTGACCCACTCGTTCGCCTCCCAGGAGTCCCCCTGCTTCTCGGCGGCGCGGATCTCGCCCGACTCGAGGGCGTCGAGGAAGGCCTCGAGGGTGGCGTATTCGTCTTCGCCGGCGGATTCGGCGTCGATTTCGTCGTTCTGCTTTCGCTCCCACAGCTCGTCGATTTCGGTCTCGAGTGCGCTCATTCCGTAATCACGTCCGAAAAGTCGTACCACCCCGCCTTCTGTCCAGCGATCCAGACCGCCGCGTCGACCGCGCCGGCGGCGAACACGCCGCGATCCTCGGCGCGGTGCGTGAGCCGAACTTCCTCGTGGTTGCCCGCGAGGACGATTTCGTGTTCGCCCGTGATATCGCCGGCACGGAGCGCGTGAACGCCGATTTCCCGCTCCGAACGCGGCGCGTCGCCCTCGCGGCCGTGCGTGCGCTCGGTGAAGTCCCCGTTGGCCTCGATCTCCTCGAGCAGCCGATTCGCGGTGCCACTCGGCGCGTCGCGCTTTTCGTTGTGGTGGGTCTCGACGAGTTCCACGTCGTAGCCGGGCAGGTTCCGGACCGCCTGACCGACGACGTTGACCAGCGCTTGCACGCCGCGGGCGAAGTTCGGCGCGTGGAGGACGGCGATATCCTCGCTCGCCGCCTCGAGCGCCTCGTACTCCTCGTCGTCGAACCCGGTCGTGCCGGTGACGAAGGCGACGCCCGCCTCGGCGCACGTCGCGGCGTAGCCGGCGGCCGACTCGGGGCCGGTGAAGTCGATCACGACGGTCGGTTCGCGCTCGGCGACGAGCGAGTCGAACTCGGCCGCGGGCTCGATGGTGATCCCCCCGACGGTCGCGTCGCCTCCGGGCTCCCGGTTGACGGCGAAGACGATCTCGCAATCCTCGCGCTCGGTCGCGGCGGCGATCACTTCCCGGCCCATGCGCCCCGTCGCGCCGGTGATGCCGAGCCTGACCGTCATCGATCACCCTCCGCCGCGTCCGCCACTTCGGTCGATTCCCGCTCGAGGTCGGCCAGCACGGTCTCGAGGTCCTCGCGGTACTCGTCGGCCAGCCGGGAAAGCGGCGAGCGCATGCGGGCCGGGCCGTAGCCGCGGATCTGCATGGCCTCCTTGACCGGGATCGGATTGGTCTCGACGAAGAGTCCGCGGAACAGCGGGCCGAGTTCGTGGTGGAGGTTCCGTGCGCGGGCGTAGTCGCCGTCCAGCGCCGCGCCGACCATCGCGCAGGTCCGCTCGGGTTCGATGTTCGCGGCGACGCTGATCGTTCCCGTCCCGCCGACGGAGATGGTCGGCAGGGTGAGTGCGTCGTCGCCCGAGAGCACGGCGAAGTCCTCGTCGGTCGTTCGTTCGGCGATCTCGCCGATCTGGCCCAGATCGCCGCTGGCGGCCTTGTAGCCAGCGATATTCTCGTGGCTCGCGAGTTCGACGGCCGTGTCGGGTTCGATGTTTCGGCCCGTCCGCGAGGGGACGTTGTAGACGATCTGGGGCAGGTCGACGGCGTCCGCGATCGTCCGGAAGTGCTCGACCAGCCCGCGCTGTTCGGGCTTGTTGTAGTACGGCGAGATGAGCAACAGGCCGTCCGCGCCCGCGTCGGCGGCACGTTCGGAGAGTTCGAGGGCCTCGCGCGTGTTGTTCGAGCCGGTGCCCGCGATGACCGGCACGTCGTCGACGGCCTCGATGACCGCTTCGACGACGCGGACGTGTTCGTCGTGGGTCAGGGTCGCCGACTCTCCCGTGGAGCCGACGGGGACGAGCCCGTCGACGCCCGCGGCCTCGAGGCGCTGGGCGTCGGTCTGGAGCGTTTCGAAGTCGATTCGCCGGTCGTCGTCGAAGGGCGTGCACATCGCCGGAAAGACGCCCGAAAGGTCGATGGGTGAACTCATGTGTTGACTGTGGTGTCGGTGGGTCGTGTGTCGCCCTTCGATCGGTAGGGTGTATCGGTTCCGATCGGTGGGCGCTCTGGGGTTCGTTGAATGCGGTCAGTCGTGCGGTCGAATCGTACCCGGGACGGGGTGCCAGACCCGCCGCGAGCACACTCACGCACGTTTCCGTTTTGGAAAACGAGAACAGACGCCGCTCACGACGGGGCCGACGGTCTGGTGAGCGACGCGGCACATGCCTGTGACGTGGATCCGAACTGACTTATCCGTTGTGTCTTTGATCGACTTCCCTGCGACGCAATACCTGACATACAGTTCCGCGTAATTTATCCCCGAGCGTTACTTACCGTCGCGTATGACAGATTTCGGACTGAAAGTGCGAATGGCGATCGTCGGCTCGATCCTGTTCGCGTTCTACATGCTCGTCGGCGGCTTCGGGCTGCTCTGGCTCGGCACCGGCGCGTGGCCGTTAGTCCTCGTCGGACTGCTCGTGCTACCGGTTATTCAGTACAAGATCGGGACGTGGTCGGCGACCAGAAAGGCCGAACCGATGCCCGAAGACGGCCAGTATCAGGAGATCCATCAGATGACCGACTCCCTCTGTCGGGATATGGGCATCAAAAAGCCCAAACTGATGGTCATGGACATGGGCGTCCCCAACGCCTTCGCGACCGGTCGGAAGGGCAAGGGCGTCGTCGTCGTCTCGACGGAGCTCATCCGTCTCCTCCAGCGCGACGAACTCGAGGGCGTGATCGCCCACGAGCTCGCCCACATCAAGAACCGCGACGTCATCGCGATGGTGGTGGGGAGTTCCATCGCGATGATGGTCGGCTGGGTCGCCTACATGGTCTACATCATGAGTAGCGAGCGCGGCATCGGCGGAATCATCGTCGGCATGGTCATCTCGAACATCGCACAGATGCTCGTCATGATCTTCGTCCTCGCCATCTCGCGCTACCGCGAGTTCGTCGCCGACGAGGACGCCCGTCAGTATATCGGCAGCGGCGACCCGCTCGCCCGCGCCCTCGAGAAGATTTCGAGCGGTGCACAGGGCCGCGAGTCTCAGATCGACGATAGCATGAGCGCGCTGTGTATCTTCAACTCGGAGAAAGGGCTCCTGCAGTCGCTGTTCGCGACGCACCCGCCGACGGAAAAGCGCATCCGGAAGCTTCGAAGCTGAGACCGCCGACGGTCGCAACGCGATCAGAGCGAACGCCGCGATTTTTTATGGTCGCGCGCGACATGCTAGGATATGACGGAAATTCATCCGGGGCAGCGCGTCGCCGTTCTCGTCGACGCCCAGAACCTCTACCATACCGCACAGAGTCTCCATAGCCGGAATATCGACTACTCCGCCTTACTCGAGAAGGCCGTTCAGGACCGCCAGCTCACGCGCGCCATCTCCTACGTCATCCGTGCGGACTCGCCCGAGGAGGAGAGCTTCTTCGACGCGCTGGTCGATATCGGCTTCGAGCCGAAGATCAAAGACATCAAGACGTTCTCCGACGGGACGAAAAAAGCGGACTGGGACGTCGGGATGAGCCTTGACGCGGTGACGCTCGCCAACCACGTCGACACCATCGTCCTCTGTACGGGCGACGGCGACTTCTCGCGGCTCTGTTCGCACCTGCGCCACGAGGGCGTCCGCGTCGAGGTGATGGCCTTCCAGTCCTCGACGGCCGAGGAACTCATCGAAGCGGCCGATTCGTTCCTCGACCTCGGCGACCGCCACGAGACGTTTCTCCTCTGAGTCGACGGACCCGACCGAAGGTTGGCTCGAGCCAGATTCGGGACGAGAGAGTAGTTTCTCGGTTGCTGTCGTCTGTTCAGGATGGAAGCGACGCTAGTTCGGTTGTCGGCTCTGCCAGAGTCCGATCAACAGCGCGTACCCCGTGACGAGCAGCGTCGCACCGGTAACGAGGTACGTAAGCGGCCCGGAAACGAGTGCGGCCGGCCCGATCAGTGTCAGGGTCCCGATGACGAGCAGCGTCACCCCGAGACCGATTTGCGTGACATCCATACGATACCGATAGTAATAAATCGATCATTATAACATTCCCCATCTCGTTCCAGTCCGTTTTCTAACCAATTGGGACATTCGCCGCGAGCAGCTGTCGGCCCCACCCGGCGGACGCGGTATCGGATTCGACCTCGAGTGCCATCGCACCGCCGGCAGGTCGAAGGGCTTTCGACGCGCCGGGTCGAACGCCGGTCAATGAGCGAGCCAGTAGACGGGCGCGCGGGTCTCCCGGAACTCCGGACCGTCGGCGACTACCAGTTCGGCGGGGGCGCGGGCGCGGCCCTGTTCCCGCCCGAGGAATCGCTGACGATCAAACGCACCACCTCGGGGCGGCCACAGCAGGTCCACGCCGAGGCGGGCCGGATCGTCTCCTTCGGTACCGACGGCCGATTCACCCTCGGCCTCGAGGGCGGTCGCCGGCTCGACGCCGCGCTCGCACACCCCTCGTATCGCGTCGTCGTCGACGACGAGAGCGAGCCGTTCGTCCGCGACGAGAAGAACGTCTTCGCGAAGTTCGTGCTCGAGGTCGGCGACGAGATCCGACCGGGTGACGAGGTGCTGGTCGTTCACGAACGCGGCGAGTTGATCGCCGTTGGGACGGCGCGTCTCGACGCCGCAGCGATCCGAGACTTCGAGACGGGGATGGCGGTGAACGTGCGCGAGGGCGCGCCCGCGGAGACGTGACGGAGAATCAGTTCGAGGGACGGAGGATCGTTCGAGGACCGATAGTAGCCACTGAAACGAATTACACACTGATCGCAACGCCGTTGTTCGATCAGGTGTGCAGTGACTTTCAGTGGCGACTCTAGAGCAGGCTGTCGAACTCCTCGAACACGACGCCCAGTCGTGCGTCGATGCGGATCGAAAACGACTATCGGCGGTCCGGGAGTTTGAATGAATTATTAGAGTGTGGGTGTATGTAACGTAGATGAATGCTACAGCAACCAGATCTGAGCGGCCAGGCCGCGTTTATCACGGGAACGACGCGGGGCATCGGGAAACAACTCGCACTCGCGCTCGCCGAACGGGGCTGTGACATCGTCTCGACGGGAAAGACCGTCGACGATTCGGACTCCGACCTCGAGGGGACGATTCACAGGACGGCCGAGGAGTGCGCCGAGAAGGGCGTCGACACGCACGCGATTCAGTTGAACGTCCGCGACGAGGACGCGGTCGAGGCGGCAATCGACGAAGCGATCGACGAGATGGGCGAGATCAACATCGTTATCAACAACGCCTCGGCCATCCAGATCGGCAACGTCGACGGGATCCCGGCCGACCGTTACGACCTCCTGAACGAGGTCAACGTACGCGGCACGTATCTCGTCTCGCGGGGCTTCCTCGATCACCTCCGCGGCGTCGAGGACGACGCCTGGATCCTGACGAACGCGCCGCCGGTCGAGATCGATCGCGCGCCGGGAGCGGCGGCCTACTCCTGGTCGAAGATGGGGATGTCCTTCGTCACGCTGTCGCTGGCGCAGGAACTGGCGGACGACGACGTCGGTTGTAACACCTTCTGGCCGGTAACTGCGATCGATACGCGCGCGACCCGCTACTTCGAGATGGGGACCGAAGACGACTGGCGCACCCCAGAAATCGTCTCGGACACCGTTCTGGAGATCCTCAATCGCGACCCGGGCGAGTTCACCGGAAATCACGTCTACGACGAGGAGTTCCTCCGCGAGGCCGGCGTCGAAGACTTCTCGGAGTACAATCTCACCGAGGGAGATCCCGAACCGACCTCGGCACAGCTCTTCGATCCGAGCTACTCCCGTTCGATTGAGACGTAAGGATACCTCATCATCTCGTCCACGCTACCCGTCGCTCGACCGAACGACAAAGTAAAAGGGAACCCACGGCGACGTATCGAGTATGTTTGGAGGAGGTGGCGGCGGACTCAACCCGCGCAAGATGGAACAGATGATGGAGCAGATGGGGATCGACGTCGAGGACATCGACGCCGAAGAGGTCATCATCCGCACCGACGAGTACGACCTCGTCTTCGACGACGCCGAGGTCACCAAGATGGACGCCCGCGGCCAGGAGACCTACCAGGTCATCGGCTCGCCCGAGGAGGTCGAGGCCGGATCCGCCGGCGGTAGCACCGGGAGCGCCGATACCGGAAGCGACGCCGAACCGTCGATTCCCGACGAGGACGTCGAACTCGTCGCCACGCAAGCCGGCGTGGGCGAGGACGAGGCCCTCGAGGCCCTCGAGGACAACGATGGTGACCTCGCCGCGGCGGTCGCCTCCCTCGAGTGACTCGAGTGAGCGGCGACGAGAACGCGGACGGCGGGGCGGAGACCGAGGCCGACACCGAGACCGACGCGGAGGCCGAGGGCGGCGACGACCGCGTCCCGGTGTTGCTCGTCCGCGGCGACCGCGAATACCTCGTGAAACCCGGTGGAGAGCAGGGGACCGACCTCGGCGTGCTCGAGGTCCCCGAGGACGTGCAGTCGGGCGACACCATCGAGACGCATCTGGGCGACGAGTTTCACGTCCGCCGACTGCGGGGCCCGGATCTCTTTCACCAGTTCGAGCGGACGGGCGCGCCGATGGTCCCCCGCGATATCGGCCTCGTGATGGGCGAAACGGGGATCGCTCGCGGTGATCGGATCCTCGACGCCGGGACCGGAACCGGCGTCCTGGCAGCGATGATGGCCCGCGCCGGCGCGTCAGTTGTGACCTACGAGCGCGACGCCGAGTTCGCGGAGGTTGCCCGCGAGAACATGGCGCTGGGCGGCGTCGAGGATGCCGTCGACGTTCGAACGGGTGACGTGCTCGAGCACCTCGACGACCTCGAGCCGTCGTCGTTCGACGTGTGCACGCTCGATACGGGCGACGCGCCCGCGATGGTCGAGCACGCGCCGGAGCTGCTCGTCGACGGCGGGTTCCTCGCGGTCTACAGCCCGTTCATCGAGTCGACTCGAGCGGTCTCCGAGACCGCTCGAGAGGTCGGCCTCTCGGACGTCACCACTCGAGAGACGATCCAGCGGGAGATGCAGTTCGACGAACGGGGTTCGCGGCCGTCGACCGCCCCCGTGGGCCACACGGGATATCTGACGATCGCGCGCAACGAATAGCGAGTCGGAGACTTTTCTGCTCGAGTTGCAGTAGATTCAGAGACCGGTTCAGCAGTACCTCGAGTGAGCGGTGGCCGAGAGCGGGCTCCGAGCACCGCGAGGAGCCCGCGATCCGGGGGAGGGCAGGCCGTTACCCAGCCATTGACCGCGAGCGAACCCGAAGGGTGAGCGAGCGGGCCGACGACCGACCCAACGGGGAGGGAGGAGTGCTTTTCATCGAAGCTAAGCGGGATCGAAGATCCCGCGAGGTCCGAGAGAGCTTCGCTCTCTCGAGATTTTGCCGAGGGCCAGCTTTGCTGGCCCGCAGCGCAAAAGTTCGTTAGTTATCATCCTCGCGCCACTTGTGCTCACACTCGGTACAGATAAAGAAGCGCGTCTCGGACTCGTCGGCCGATCGGATCTGTTGCATGTACCAGAGGGCGCGGTCGTTATTACACTCGGGACAGATGGCGTTCGTCTCGGGCAGGGAGGTCTCGCCGGAGGACTCGATGACTTCGCTCGCTTCCTGATCGTCGGTGACGGTGTACTCGGAGGCATCGCCTTTCGGCTTCGTAAAGCCACAGCTGTCGCACGCCCAGAGCCCGTCGTCGGCTTTCATCATCGAACCGCAGTCGTCGCAGAATTCCATCGTTGTCCGGGCTACGGAGGTGGAGCGACTTAAGGGGCCTGTTTCAGCCCGTTGACCGGTCTCGGCTCCGATACCGGCGCGAGGCGCTTACCCCTCGCCCTCCGACTGGTACGGCTCGCCGACGGCCTCGCGCGGGAGGACGTTGTTGAGCTCCGACTCGAGGTCGTCCATCGATTCGAAGCGATCGCTGTCACTTC containing:
- the dapB gene encoding 4-hydroxy-tetrahydrodipicolinate reductase, translated to MTVRLGITGATGRMGREVIAAATEREDCEIVFAVNREPGGDATVGGITIEPAAEFDSLVAEREPTVVIDFTGPESAAGYAATCAEAGVAFVTGTTGFDDEEYEALEAASEDIAVLHAPNFARGVQALVNVVGQAVRNLPGYDVELVETHHNEKRDAPSGTANRLLEEIEANGDFTERTHGREGDAPRSEREIGVHALRAGDITGEHEIVLAGNHEEVRLTHRAEDRGVFAAGAVDAAVWIAGQKAGWYDFSDVITE
- the dapF gene encoding diaminopimelate epimerase — encoded protein: MSIPFQKYHGTGNDFLIIHADEHVPDRGALAERECDRTDGVGADGVLFLAPEETFNPPRVVMTLFQPDGATAPMCGNGARCAAEWTMNRTGSDSVMIDTQAGTLRADRDGEDVVIEMTPLTFDPGEIPVAADEPVFNAEIEGLEVSVVNTGVPHAVSFVDDVDDVDLEELAPPVRHADVFPGGTNVTVASPDGSGGFRQRTYERGVEGETDSCGTGAVAVAVVARRLGLTDADPVDVHPPGGHLRVSFNDRGRPTLAGPVEHEFDGEVAVEPPIEP
- the dapA gene encoding 4-hydroxy-tetrahydrodipicolinate synthase; the encoded protein is MSSPIDLSGVFPAMCTPFDDDRRIDFETLQTDAQRLEAAGVDGLVPVGSTGESATLTHDEHVRVVEAVIEAVDDVPVIAGTGSNNTREALELSERAADAGADGLLLISPYYNKPEQRGLVEHFRTIADAVDLPQIVYNVPSRTGRNIEPDTAVELASHENIAGYKAASGDLGQIGEIAERTTDEDFAVLSGDDALTLPTISVGGTGTISVAANIEPERTCAMVGAALDGDYARARNLHHELGPLFRGLFVETNPIPVKEAMQIRGYGPARMRSPLSRLADEYREDLETVLADLERESTEVADAAEGDR
- a CDS encoding 2,3,4,5-tetrahydropyridine-2,6-dicarboxylate N-succinyltransferase; this translates as MSALETEIDELWERKQNDEIDAESAGEDEYATLEAFLDALESGEIRAAEKQGDSWEANEWVKQGILLNFGLRSIGQYEHGGTTYNDVLPLADSSEYGDRGSRNTPDGTVVRRGANIGSDCIIMSPAFVNIGARVGDGTLVDSCDTVGSCAQIGDNVKLGANTLIGGVLEPVEGAPVIVEDNVSLGAGCRVTSGFVVGENSVVGENTLLTPRIPVYDLVEEEVLYGELPADRRAFTRFVESSISDHDLFEGGAYKPAVVATDIETETLEATEREDALRE
- a CDS encoding AbrB/MazE/SpoVT family DNA-binding domain-containing protein, with the translated sequence MSKRTEADDRGRIVIPRDIREKHGDRYRVVELDDRVELIPLRDDPIEGLRDAVGDALDGKSIDEIKREAREVE
- the lysA gene encoding diaminopimelate decarboxylase, encoding MTDAVASLSVRRLSDWDAAELRALTAEYGSPLYVLDLERVRQNYRRLEAAFSDAEILYAVKANALGDVLSTLREAGAGLECASAGEVQRALEAGASGSEVHYTAVNPPAGDLDWIVDAWHENPGLTVTAGSEDTIDRLADRGYTGRLCLRVNPGIGAGHHEKVRTGAAAKFGVPAERAVDVLADAADRGFDIVGIHAHVGSGVSSDQLEAHREFVARMGDLARAVADAVGDLEFVDVGGGFGVPYREDEEPLDLESVAAATRDAIGEIDAELAIEPGRYFVADAGVLLTEVNTVKAARETTVAGVDAGMTTLIRPAMYDAYHPIRNLTADAEASASNDGDGRERLPQTVAGPICESGDVFCTERELPVSERGDILAIGNAGAYGYEMANQYNTRPRPASIVLEDGGGRLSRRRETVDDVTRAEREAGSAPSADRKNDHGRASDIDND
- a CDS encoding M20 family metallopeptidase; translated protein: MTDGRSAAGPDGDDAFDPIAFLEDAVQRPSHEAVGPMRDFLCETLETRDIEPRVDDAGNVLASRGPPATSAETHVVLNTHIDTVSPHVPYERDGDEGADGSGVIRGRGSCDAKGPLAAILSAFFAVEPTESRVTLAITPDEEVLSTGAYALVSGDESPTRDADAVIVGEPTDLDVCTAAKGRFQGTIHLSGANAHAAEPETGSNAVAALEPVLEAIRTVDEQADAPPAHPRLGAATLTPTVVEGGEATNQVPADCALTVDRRSVPPETAEKFHESLTAHLRAAVPDDIGLEFRFTDRPTPFLEAWDTDPDAAVVEALASASGGEVRPFTAATEASYFAADAPTVVFGPGVLADEGGAVAHAPREYVRIADVREAARALEATLVELVG